In a genomic window of Taylorella equigenitalis ATCC 35865:
- a CDS encoding sensor histidine kinase, producing the protein MLLLLRALLIFLFLSSAVQAKDWTIGIQSPFGSERAEDIWQKWVDSVNSRLSNDRLIIKRISVSDFPLEFRNKSIDFIIAQPIQILLTTEGANVSWIASLQSLSSVVPSIGDNVGSAIWVRADSPIHALSELKGKKVAAVAESAFGGYIGGLAVLVNYGIRESDLKINFTDYPVNKTFEHLLKNKAEAAITPLCLYEKLVDDGLIQSDSVRLLSPKHMYNSCQGNISLKSNWVLASLAHVPESLSKQLAVIALSDRKDLTEPIWIPPKSNTEAEMLLNRLGKHPNQLSLWENIQSSFNKNRHLWELGLMAVFVIIANHFFAIWLAQRRNKRIKAINQDLNETERLVYQADRVSMLGEMVSGIGHELNQPLSAILYFAEGLKLGVSSDKLKNDEILSALDSIVCEVKSSKKIIDNVRLWGKRPLEDAVQEVDLSTFLDEVKKLIFIRRNINISIVCPTSIAVRADPLKLTQIILNAVLNSFQAGATEISIVCDQESLKILDNGPGFSKEQLDFPFVPFRTTRKEGLGIGLVICERLAKSMGMYLNIANKTNEKGVISGALIQLIWRDAVA; encoded by the coding sequence ATGTTATTGCTTCTTAGAGCTTTGCTTATTTTTCTTTTTTTAAGCTCGGCAGTCCAAGCTAAAGATTGGACTATTGGAATTCAATCTCCATTTGGATCAGAAAGGGCTGAAGATATATGGCAAAAATGGGTTGATTCAGTAAACTCTAGACTGTCTAATGATCGCTTAATAATAAAAAGAATTAGTGTTTCTGATTTCCCACTTGAATTTAGGAATAAGTCTATAGACTTTATCATTGCACAACCTATTCAAATCTTACTTACTACAGAAGGGGCTAACGTATCGTGGATTGCCAGTCTACAAAGCCTATCTTCGGTTGTGCCTTCCATTGGTGATAATGTAGGTTCAGCCATATGGGTTCGTGCTGATAGTCCTATTCACGCACTATCCGAATTAAAAGGTAAGAAAGTTGCGGCCGTTGCAGAAAGTGCATTTGGCGGATATATAGGGGGCTTGGCAGTTCTAGTTAATTACGGTATACGCGAGTCTGATTTAAAAATAAATTTTACGGATTACCCTGTTAATAAAACCTTTGAGCATCTTCTAAAAAACAAGGCTGAGGCAGCAATTACACCGTTATGCTTGTATGAAAAATTAGTTGATGATGGCTTAATACAATCTGATTCAGTAAGACTTTTAAGTCCCAAACATATGTATAACTCATGTCAGGGCAATATCTCATTAAAGTCAAATTGGGTGCTGGCTTCTCTTGCACATGTTCCAGAAAGTTTATCAAAGCAATTAGCTGTGATAGCACTGTCAGATAGGAAGGATTTGACAGAGCCAATTTGGATTCCTCCAAAATCTAATACTGAAGCCGAAATGCTACTTAATCGACTAGGAAAACACCCAAATCAATTATCTCTTTGGGAAAATATACAGAGTAGTTTTAATAAAAATAGGCATCTTTGGGAGCTTGGTTTAATGGCTGTATTTGTGATTATTGCCAACCATTTTTTTGCTATATGGCTTGCTCAGAGACGAAATAAGCGAATTAAAGCTATAAATCAGGATTTAAATGAGACTGAGCGACTCGTTTATCAGGCTGACAGAGTGAGCATGTTGGGGGAAATGGTTTCAGGTATTGGCCATGAGCTCAATCAACCACTAAGTGCTATTTTATATTTTGCAGAAGGGCTAAAACTGGGTGTTTCAAGCGATAAATTAAAAAATGATGAAATTTTGTCGGCTTTGGATTCAATTGTTTGTGAAGTTAAGAGTTCTAAGAAAATTATTGATAATGTAAGGCTGTGGGGCAAGAGACCATTGGAGGATGCAGTACAAGAAGTCGATTTATCCACGTTTTTAGATGAAGTTAAAAAGCTAATTTTTATAAGGCGAAATATAAACATAAGTATCGTATGCCCTACTAGTATTGCAGTTAGAGCAGACCCACTCAAATTAACTCAAATCATACTGAATGCAGTTTTAAACAGTTTTCAAGCTGGGGCTACAGAAATTTCAATAGTATGTGATCAAGAGTCTCTTAAAATTCTGGATAACGGGCCAGGCTTTAGCAAGGAACAGTTGGATTTTCCATTTGTACCCTTTAGGACTACACGTAAGGAAGGGCTGGGTATTGGTCTTGTTATTTGCGAAAGGTTGGCTAAAAGTATGGGGATGTACTTAAATATTGCCAATAAAACAAATGAAAAAGGTGTGATTTCAGGTGCTTTAATACAATTAATTTGGAGGGATGCAGTTGCCTGA
- a CDS encoding response regulator, with protein MQLPELYVHVIDDEESVLKACAFLLNSMGYQYKTWSDSLEFLRLTDLHSTAVVITDLRMPNIDGEHLVQHLNNSKSTLGVIVLTGHGDVDTAVKLLKNGIVDFLQKPVEAKNLAESISTAWQYSLNAFRDWNNFKIYDSLNSKEKNILNLIVSGYSNKEAASSMHLSVRSIEVYRANLLDKFACKHLTQLVRIIEQLKDRYKI; from the coding sequence ATGCAGTTGCCTGAGTTGTATGTCCATGTCATAGATGATGAAGAGAGTGTACTGAAAGCCTGTGCATTCCTGCTCAATTCTATGGGTTATCAGTATAAAACGTGGAGTGATTCACTTGAATTTTTGCGTTTAACAGATCTACATAGCACGGCAGTTGTTATCACGGATCTTAGGATGCCAAATATCGATGGCGAGCATCTTGTTCAACACCTAAATAATTCTAAATCAACATTAGGTGTAATCGTTTTAACTGGACATGGAGATGTGGATACTGCGGTTAAGTTATTGAAAAATGGAATAGTCGATTTCCTACAAAAGCCAGTGGAAGCAAAGAATTTGGCTGAAAGTATATCTACTGCGTGGCAATATTCCTTAAATGCATTTAGAGATTGGAATAACTTTAAAATCTACGATTCACTAAACTCAAAAGAAAAAAACATCTTAAATCTTATTGTTAGTGGCTATTCAAATAAAGAAGCGGCTAGTAGCATGCATTTATCTGTTAGAAGTATTGAAGTTTATAGAGCAAATTTACTAGATAAGTTTGCCTGTAAACACTTAACTCAATTAGTAAGAATAATTGAGCAATTAAAAGATAGATACAAAATTTAA
- a CDS encoding FtsX-like permease family protein — protein sequence MLSKISLKELFHKPFQTILLIILIALSIAASVFFVSLNQGIHGGLVKATEPFPQVVGAKGGINQLLLNTVFLQDRPIGNIPQKVLTDLKANKLVNMAIPLGYGDNYRGFRLVGTSTDIFNYSPKKGGEKWMTLKEGRIWDKPFEAVVGSGVVELTDIKIGDTFKTIHGFSEHSSHQHDNLYTVVGILNKVDGPYDQAILTDMRSIWEAHAHHHHHHDHDEHDHEGHDHEHDHEHDHDHDAHDDHDHDHEGDVAHDHDEHDHEGHDHEHDHDHDAHDDHDHNHEGDVAHDHEGHDHEHDHDHDAHDDHDHNHEGDVAHDHDEHDHEHDHEHDHDHDAHDDRDHDHEGDVAHDHDEHDHEGHDHEHDYDHDAHDDHDEHDHEGHDHEHDHDHDAHDDRDHDHEGHDHEHDHDHDGGMTLDKAAKNDVNPIYVNDGNNAATTGEVTAILVQPAGYGEAMKLAQEFQSNKEAQLIFPAQNIIQLFSLMGQGEKFWYYVGGFLILTALALVLLTMYLSSLTRMRERAVLQTLGASRGQLLRISLIQNGFIIILGGIIGYALGMLAFATVSSLTRDKTAVFMPVDFYELPIYIAIGTVILGLIVSIIPAYIISKKDTLKYL from the coding sequence ATGCTGAGTAAAATAAGTCTTAAAGAGCTTTTTCATAAGCCATTTCAAACGATACTTCTTATTATTCTTATTGCTTTATCGATTGCAGCTTCGGTTTTCTTTGTATCGTTAAATCAGGGAATTCATGGCGGATTGGTTAAGGCGACGGAGCCATTCCCACAAGTTGTAGGAGCTAAGGGTGGTATCAATCAGCTACTTTTGAATACTGTGTTTTTGCAAGATCGACCTATAGGTAATATTCCTCAAAAAGTTTTAACTGATCTTAAGGCAAATAAATTAGTAAATATGGCTATACCCCTTGGATATGGGGATAACTACCGAGGGTTTAGGTTAGTTGGTACTTCTACGGATATTTTTAATTACTCACCAAAAAAAGGTGGTGAAAAATGGATGACCTTAAAAGAAGGTAGAATTTGGGATAAACCATTTGAAGCTGTTGTTGGAAGTGGCGTAGTTGAATTAACTGATATTAAAATTGGAGATACTTTCAAAACTATTCACGGATTTTCTGAGCATTCATCACATCAGCATGACAATTTATATACTGTAGTTGGTATTTTGAATAAAGTTGATGGTCCATATGACCAAGCTATTCTTACTGACATGAGATCTATTTGGGAGGCTCACGCACATCACCATCATCATCACGACCACGATGAGCACGATCATGAAGGGCACGATCATGAACACGATCATGAACACGATCATGACCATGATGCACATGACGACCACGATCATGACCATGAAGGTGATGTAGCTCACGACCACGATGAGCACGATCATGAAGGGCACGATCATGAACACGATCATGACCATGATGCACATGACGACCACGATCATAACCATGAAGGTGATGTAGCTCACGACCATGAAGGGCACGATCATGAACACGATCATGACCATGATGCACATGACGACCACGATCATAACCATGAAGGTGATGTAGCTCACGACCACGATGAGCACGATCATGAACACGATCATGAACACGATCATGACCATGATGCACATGACGACCGCGATCATGACCATGAAGGTGATGTAGCTCACGACCACGATGAGCACGATCATGAAGGGCACGATCATGAACACGATTATGACCATGATGCACACGACGACCACGATGAGCACGACCATGAAGGGCACGATCATGAACACGATCATGACCATGATGCACATGACGACCGCGATCATGACCATGAAGGGCACGATCATGAACACGATCATGACCATGATGGCGGAATGACCTTAGACAAAGCTGCTAAAAATGACGTGAATCCTATCTACGTTAATGATGGCAATAATGCAGCTACGACTGGAGAAGTAACTGCAATTCTTGTTCAGCCAGCTGGTTATGGTGAAGCTATGAAACTTGCTCAAGAGTTTCAATCTAACAAAGAAGCACAGTTAATATTCCCTGCACAAAATATCATTCAATTGTTCTCTTTAATGGGGCAAGGTGAGAAATTTTGGTACTACGTAGGTGGGTTCTTAATTCTGACTGCATTGGCATTGGTTCTTCTAACTATGTACTTATCAAGCCTAACACGAATGAGAGAACGTGCGGTTTTACAAACTTTAGGTGCATCTAGAGGTCAGCTTCTTAGAATTAGCCTAATACAAAACGGTTTCATCATAATACTTGGCGGCATAATTGGGTATGCATTAGGTATGCTTGCATTTGCTACGGTTAGTAGTCTAACTAGGGATAAAACAGCAGTATTTATGCCAGTTGATTTCTATGAGTTACCTATTTATATTGCCATAGGAACAGTTATTTTAGGGCTTATAGTAAGCATAATTCCTGCTTACATAATAAGTAAAAAGGATACTTTAAAATATCTGTAA
- a CDS encoding ABC transporter ATP-binding protein — translation MISISDLTKDYPDGQGIVRALTLPKLEIADAEQWALVGPSGSGKSTLLHILSGLTKPTTGSVSIDGVKLNDQSPEFLSNWRGKNIGYVLQTLSLLPSLSAFDNILTGAYFAGIKLTDKVKNEVKDMLSNMGLANMGHKKPAQLSQGQQQRVAIARSLIKKPKLILADEPSASLDRETSSNIMDMLINYANANGATLLISTHDPEIRSRFNKEISLTHGVQHAE, via the coding sequence ATGATCTCAATTAGTGACCTTACCAAAGACTACCCCGATGGACAGGGGATTGTGCGAGCATTGACGCTCCCTAAATTAGAAATCGCAGATGCTGAGCAGTGGGCTCTTGTTGGCCCAAGCGGATCTGGTAAATCAACTCTTCTTCACATTTTATCTGGATTAACTAAACCTACAACTGGATCAGTTAGTATTGATGGAGTTAAGTTAAACGATCAATCACCAGAGTTTTTATCAAATTGGCGTGGCAAAAACATAGGATATGTTTTACAAACTTTAAGCCTACTTCCGTCGTTATCTGCTTTTGATAATATTCTGACTGGTGCATATTTTGCTGGTATAAAACTGACTGATAAGGTCAAAAATGAAGTGAAGGATATGCTTTCTAATATGGGCCTTGCAAATATGGGTCACAAAAAACCTGCACAATTATCACAAGGTCAGCAGCAAAGGGTTGCCATTGCTAGATCTCTAATAAAAAAACCAAAACTTATTTTGGCTGATGAACCGAGTGCAAGTTTGGATAGGGAAACTTCAAGCAATATCATGGATATGCTTATTAATTATGCTAATGCAAACGGTGCAACTTTATTAATTTCTACACACGATCCTGAAATTAGATCACGCTTTAACAAAGAAATTAGTTTGACTCACGGGGTGCAACATGCTGAGTAA
- a CDS encoding alkaline phosphatase: MQKKWIKSVLATSVFAGLCMGAVASAKITDLVPVDQKAFDIIKNRMENSAEKTGITILPIDQAKFLKGQRFDFEVEVADETTKSVEVTFNGKSFKDIFGADLKRIENQTKDGKKYVSFRAENVSIASVGDIELVVNAETDSGKKTRKVMWSVVSDASDKKAKNVILFVGDGMSLQAKQLARILSKGIYEGRYNNLLAMETLPNVAIVSTSGYDSIVTDSANSASAYNTGHKSVVNAMGVYENHTEDTLDDPKVETISEIVKRTRGMAVGIVTTASVTDATPAAVTAHTRRRGDQDYIAADFLAEYHRPDVLLGGGIRYFVPKAQAGSKRKDETDVIKDFEAKGFTYVGNRKEMNAAPDDKPLLGLFASNHMDVYMDREHIPNKEVTKGFDDQPNLVEMTKKALDIVSKNPNGFYLMVEGASIDKQIHTMDWQRAVYDAIEMDKAVEYAKNWSKQNGDDTLIVVIADHAHGISITGTYTEADGRKGRDAVRTYAEAKYPNFVDEDGDGFPEDPNPEHTLAVQYANFPDHYENYRFQTKPTAPALAAKDADGKETIKANPARAPEGARLIEGNLPTDKETQEVHSADDIVVMAGGPGSDYFKGHIENVEVFFGIMRALGIDAVAEKAQASESKATEAKPEQKPAQ; the protein is encoded by the coding sequence ATGCAAAAAAAATGGATCAAATCTGTGCTTGCAACTAGTGTATTTGCTGGTTTATGCATGGGTGCAGTAGCTTCTGCAAAAATCACTGACCTTGTACCAGTAGATCAAAAAGCTTTTGATATCATCAAAAACCGTATGGAAAACAGTGCTGAAAAAACAGGCATTACTATCCTACCTATCGATCAAGCGAAATTCCTTAAAGGTCAACGTTTTGACTTCGAAGTTGAAGTTGCTGACGAGACAACTAAATCTGTTGAAGTTACTTTCAACGGTAAATCATTCAAAGATATTTTCGGTGCTGATTTAAAACGCATTGAAAACCAAACTAAAGACGGTAAAAAATATGTTTCTTTCCGTGCAGAAAACGTATCAATCGCTAGCGTTGGTGATATCGAATTAGTAGTTAATGCTGAGACTGATTCTGGCAAAAAAACTCGTAAAGTTATGTGGTCAGTTGTTAGCGATGCTTCTGATAAAAAAGCTAAAAACGTGATCCTATTTGTTGGTGATGGTATGAGCCTTCAAGCTAAACAGCTTGCTCGCATCCTTTCAAAAGGTATTTATGAAGGACGTTATAACAACCTTTTAGCAATGGAAACTCTTCCAAACGTAGCAATCGTTTCTACTTCTGGTTATGATTCTATCGTGACTGACTCTGCTAACTCTGCATCAGCTTACAACACTGGTCATAAATCAGTAGTTAATGCTATGGGTGTTTATGAAAACCATACAGAAGACACTTTGGACGATCCTAAAGTTGAAACTATTTCTGAAATTGTTAAACGTACTCGTGGTATGGCCGTTGGTATCGTAACTACAGCCTCAGTAACTGATGCTACTCCAGCTGCTGTAACTGCTCACACTCGTCGTCGCGGTGACCAAGATTATATCGCTGCAGACTTCCTAGCTGAATATCACCGTCCTGACGTACTTCTTGGTGGCGGTATCCGTTACTTCGTTCCTAAAGCTCAAGCTGGTTCTAAACGTAAAGATGAAACTGATGTAATCAAAGACTTCGAAGCAAAAGGCTTCACATACGTTGGTAACCGTAAAGAGATGAATGCAGCTCCTGACGATAAGCCACTTTTAGGTCTGTTCGCTTCAAACCATATGGACGTTTATATGGATCGTGAACACATCCCTAATAAAGAAGTAACTAAAGGATTTGACGATCAACCTAACTTAGTTGAAATGACTAAAAAAGCTCTTGATATCGTTTCTAAAAATCCAAACGGTTTCTACCTAATGGTTGAAGGTGCATCTATCGATAAACAAATTCACACTATGGATTGGCAACGTGCAGTATACGATGCAATTGAAATGGATAAAGCAGTTGAATATGCTAAAAACTGGTCTAAACAAAATGGTGACGATACTCTAATCGTTGTTATTGCCGACCATGCTCATGGTATTTCAATCACAGGTACTTATACTGAAGCTGACGGTAGAAAAGGTCGTGATGCAGTACGTACTTACGCTGAGGCTAAATACCCTAACTTTGTAGATGAAGACGGTGACGGTTTCCCAGAAGATCCAAATCCAGAACACACTTTAGCAGTTCAATATGCTAACTTCCCTGATCACTACGAGAACTATCGATTCCAAACTAAACCTACTGCTCCAGCTCTAGCTGCAAAAGATGCTGATGGTAAAGAAACTATCAAAGCTAATCCAGCTCGTGCTCCAGAAGGTGCTCGTTTAATCGAAGGTAATTTACCTACTGATAAAGAAACTCAAGAAGTTCACTCAGCTGACGATATCGTTGTTATGGCTGGCGGTCCAGGCTCTGACTACTTCAAAGGTCACATTGAAAATGTTGAAGTATTCTTCGGTATTATGCGTGCTCTTGGTATAGATGCTGTTGCTGAAAAAGCTCAAGCTTCAGAATCAAAAGCAACTGAAGCTAAACCTGAACAAAAACCAGCACAATAA
- a CDS encoding sterol desaturase family protein — METNFLLDSTQRLFWLYLASSAIIAAVITAINAYKNGWSLKLILAQSKSYIKHPSTVLDIKYFFVISFIKILLIAPLILSAKEVALFVFELLFPYVGRPSSSISYATLSIIYAAVLFLVSDFSRYWLHRLMHKNKFLWHFHKVHHSAEIMNPLTFYRVHPIENLLFGLRYSIVAGLVTGVFLAFYGPRLNMWSILGGNAFVFIFSILGTHLRHSHIYLSYPKWLERFFISPAMHQVHHYSKYAEKNYGSYIALWDWMFGSFVASKDAIRPKKFGFPFQKTLYNYSVKNMLLTPFLDALKLGNYHVKISRKT; from the coding sequence ATGGAGACTAACTTTCTACTTGATTCCACTCAGCGGTTATTTTGGCTATATCTTGCTAGTTCAGCGATTATAGCTGCCGTAATTACAGCCATAAATGCCTACAAAAACGGTTGGAGTTTAAAACTGATTTTGGCTCAGTCAAAATCTTATATTAAACATCCAAGCACAGTGCTGGATATCAAGTATTTTTTTGTGATTAGCTTTATTAAAATATTGCTGATCGCTCCGCTTATTCTCTCTGCAAAAGAGGTTGCTCTTTTTGTCTTCGAGCTTCTTTTCCCGTATGTGGGTAGACCTTCTAGTTCTATTTCATATGCTACCTTAAGCATAATATACGCAGCAGTACTTTTTCTGGTCAGTGATTTTTCTCGCTACTGGTTGCATCGCCTTATGCACAAAAATAAATTCTTATGGCATTTTCATAAAGTGCATCATAGTGCCGAGATAATGAATCCACTTACCTTTTACAGGGTACACCCGATAGAAAATTTGCTTTTTGGTTTGAGATATTCCATTGTGGCTGGATTAGTGACGGGAGTTTTTTTGGCTTTTTACGGACCACGTCTTAACATGTGGTCTATTTTGGGTGGCAATGCCTTTGTGTTCATCTTTTCAATTCTAGGCACACATCTAAGACACTCTCATATTTATCTATCCTACCCAAAATGGCTTGAGCGTTTTTTTATTTCACCAGCAATGCATCAAGTGCATCACTACAGCAAGTATGCAGAAAAAAATTATGGTAGTTACATTGCATTATGGGATTGGATGTTCGGCTCATTTGTGGCTTCCAAAGATGCAATTAGACCAAAAAAATTTGGATTTCCTTTTCAAAAAACTCTTTACAACTATTCAGTGAAGAATATGTTGCTGACCCCATTTTTAGATGCATTAAAGCTCGGGAACTATCATGTCAAAATTAGTCGAAAAACATAA
- a CDS encoding cytochrome-c peroxidase, which translates to MSKLVEKHKFLLNFLCVLVCGGIANAQEKQNSDLQALKEQTGQALFFDTSLSLNKTMNCASCHEPGRAFTDGRDSPISMMVSTGADGSHFGDRNAPTAMYGRFHLPFSYDKERKTFKGGVFWDGRAKDMAKQAGDPPLNPVEMQMPDRKTIVDRLKENPFYKENFVKIYGSDVWEDVEKAYAAMGNAIEAYEHTDEFQPFNSKYDKYLRGEYELTPLEDLGRTLFFSNNNVNCKTCHSIEREDSPVEPFTSFEYHNIGVPSNPELIKFLKFKDDYKDAGLQKNPLVKGDPKQAGKFKTPTLRNVAVTGPYMHNGVFKDLRTVVLFYDKFNNPDRKINPETGKEWGPTDFEETVNHEDLKANALTDRKVDALVAFMKTLTDEKYEYLLEDKTKKENKDGKENKGSTNSEPQTASNVHP; encoded by the coding sequence ATGTCAAAATTAGTCGAAAAACATAAATTTCTTTTAAATTTTCTATGTGTGCTTGTTTGCGGAGGTATTGCCAACGCACAAGAGAAACAAAATTCAGATTTACAGGCTCTTAAGGAGCAGACGGGTCAAGCACTGTTTTTCGATACGTCACTTTCTCTGAACAAAACGATGAACTGTGCATCCTGCCACGAACCTGGTAGAGCTTTTACGGATGGGCGAGATAGCCCTATTTCAATGATGGTATCTACAGGTGCAGACGGCTCTCATTTTGGAGATAGGAATGCACCCACAGCGATGTATGGGCGTTTTCATCTGCCATTTAGCTATGATAAAGAGCGTAAAACTTTTAAAGGTGGCGTATTTTGGGATGGTCGTGCTAAAGACATGGCAAAGCAAGCGGGCGATCCTCCTTTAAATCCAGTCGAGATGCAGATGCCCGATCGTAAAACCATAGTAGATCGCTTAAAAGAAAATCCATTTTATAAGGAAAATTTCGTTAAGATTTACGGGTCAGATGTCTGGGAGGATGTTGAAAAAGCATATGCAGCTATGGGTAATGCTATCGAAGCATACGAACATACGGATGAGTTTCAACCGTTTAATTCAAAATATGATAAGTATCTTAGGGGTGAATATGAGCTAACTCCTCTTGAGGATTTAGGCCGTACCTTGTTTTTTTCTAACAATAATGTGAACTGTAAAACCTGTCATTCTATAGAACGTGAAGATAGTCCAGTAGAGCCCTTCACATCATTTGAGTATCACAATATCGGAGTGCCTTCAAATCCAGAATTAATCAAATTCTTGAAGTTTAAGGATGACTACAAAGATGCTGGTTTACAAAAAAATCCGTTAGTAAAAGGTGATCCAAAACAGGCAGGCAAATTTAAAACACCTACTCTTAGGAACGTTGCGGTTACAGGTCCGTATATGCATAACGGAGTGTTCAAAGATCTGCGGACTGTTGTCCTTTTTTACGATAAATTTAATAATCCCGACAGAAAAATTAACCCAGAAACGGGAAAAGAGTGGGGTCCTACAGATTTTGAGGAAACTGTGAATCATGAGGACTTGAAGGCTAATGCCTTAACCGACAGAAAAGTAGATGCACTTGTTGCCTTTATGAAGACACTCACTGACGAGAAATATGAATATCTTCTAGAAGATAAAACGAAAAAAGAAAACAAAGACGGCAAAGAAAACAAAGGGTCCACAAATAGTGAACCCCAAACTGCTAGTAACGTGCATCCTTAG
- a CDS encoding cytochrome c, whose amino-acid sequence MKKFVGFLFTLVVIGLLLYASSFLITYLREDSVPEQVQINDELIKKGEYIAKAADCYACHTVPGSKDFSGGLAMQTPVGAIYSTNITPDKETGIGHYTYSDFYNAVKNGVSKKGHALYPAMPYTSYTILKNEDVEALYAYFMKGVQPVSKHNQSNTLPFWMSMRWPVAYWQMLFAPKREFTPPSNADEAISRGEYLVEGTGHCGACHTPRGFAYQEKSYSLSDGDDYLTGAIVDGWRAKSLRGEGNGLGDWTVEQIQSFFKTGRTDNNFAFGAMSDVVQHSLQYLTDKDLNAMATYLKSLPPTKGRTTERPKKIDKTTENLLAGTDRSRGGLLYMEFCMTCHRPDGNGVKRIFPALNNNTAVVAHNPESVVQLMLEGSHSAHTPHDIMSFAMPKFDYLSDADIAILVNYIRNSWTNSAPQTSREKVSEMRAFLKNKASHYVGE is encoded by the coding sequence ATGAAGAAATTCGTGGGTTTCTTATTTACATTAGTAGTTATTGGCTTATTGTTATATGCATCTTCTTTTCTAATTACATACTTAAGAGAAGATTCTGTACCTGAGCAGGTGCAAATTAATGATGAACTCATAAAAAAAGGTGAATATATAGCAAAAGCTGCCGACTGTTACGCCTGTCATACCGTCCCAGGGAGTAAGGATTTCTCTGGTGGTTTAGCAATGCAGACTCCCGTTGGAGCAATCTATTCTACAAACATCACTCCAGATAAAGAAACTGGTATTGGACACTACACTTACAGTGACTTTTATAACGCTGTAAAAAATGGTGTAAGTAAAAAAGGACACGCTTTATATCCTGCAATGCCATACACTTCGTATACCATACTTAAAAATGAAGATGTTGAAGCTCTATATGCCTATTTCATGAAAGGTGTTCAGCCTGTATCTAAGCATAATCAAAGTAACACACTCCCATTTTGGATGTCTATGCGATGGCCCGTAGCTTACTGGCAAATGTTATTTGCTCCTAAAAGAGAGTTTACGCCTCCATCTAATGCAGATGAGGCTATAAGCCGTGGTGAATACTTAGTTGAAGGTACTGGGCATTGTGGTGCCTGTCACACACCTAGAGGTTTTGCCTACCAAGAAAAATCCTACTCTTTGTCAGATGGTGATGATTATTTGACGGGTGCTATTGTTGATGGATGGAGGGCGAAAAGTCTGAGAGGCGAAGGAAATGGGCTTGGCGATTGGACTGTAGAGCAAATTCAATCATTTTTCAAAACTGGCCGAACTGATAACAATTTCGCATTTGGTGCTATGAGCGATGTTGTACAACACAGCTTGCAATATTTGACTGATAAAGACTTAAATGCCATGGCGACGTACTTAAAATCATTGCCACCTACTAAAGGTAGAACTACAGAAAGGCCTAAAAAAATAGACAAGACTACAGAAAATTTGCTCGCAGGAACTGACAGATCTCGTGGTGGCTTGCTGTATATGGAGTTCTGTATGACATGCCATAGACCTGATGGCAACGGGGTCAAACGGATCTTCCCTGCATTAAACAATAATACTGCGGTAGTAGCCCATAATCCAGAATCAGTTGTTCAGCTTATGCTTGAGGGAAGCCACAGTGCTCATACACCGCATGACATTATGAGTTTTGCTATGCCTAAGTTTGACTATCTGAGCGATGCGGACATTGCCATACTTGTAAATTACATACGTAATTCTTGGACCAATTCTGCACCTCAAACTTCTAGAGAAAAAGTATCTGAAATGAGGGCTTTTTTGAAAAATAAAGCATCTCATTACGTGGGAGAATAA